One genomic window of Luteitalea pratensis includes the following:
- a CDS encoding sigma-70 family RNA polymerase sigma factor: MKPVTLDWAGVSDAEAALVSRCLAGDEPACTELVESHQRMVYQLAFHLLGDKEEALDLSQDVFLTVFRMLDRFRGQSALRTWIYRIVVNQARNRQRWWRRRFQSAQVPLDVHVSEHGELASPRDECGPERLLRQKEQADRVWQALRDLPFDQRTALILREIDGLSYEEIGYSLNVAVGTVKSRLARARQLLRAELQQ, translated from the coding sequence ATGAAGCCCGTCACGCTCGATTGGGCAGGCGTCAGTGACGCCGAGGCTGCCCTGGTCTCGCGATGCCTTGCCGGCGACGAACCGGCATGCACCGAACTGGTCGAGAGCCACCAACGCATGGTGTACCAGCTGGCCTTCCATCTCCTTGGCGACAAGGAGGAGGCATTGGACCTGTCGCAGGACGTGTTCCTGACGGTCTTCAGGATGCTCGATCGGTTCCGCGGCCAGTCCGCCCTCCGCACCTGGATCTACCGCATCGTCGTCAACCAGGCACGCAACCGGCAACGCTGGTGGCGCCGGCGCTTCCAGTCGGCGCAGGTACCGCTGGACGTACACGTGTCCGAGCACGGAGAACTCGCGTCGCCACGCGACGAATGCGGACCGGAGCGGTTACTGAGACAGAAAGAACAGGCCGATCGCGTCTGGCAGGCGTTGCGCGACCTGCCGTTCGATCAGCGGACGGCCCTCATCCTGCGCGAAATCGACGGCCTCAGTTACGAGGAGATCGGGTACTCGCTGAACGTGGCGGTGGGAACGGTCAAGTCACGGCTGGCGCGTGCGCGCCAGCTGCTTCGGGCGGAGTTGCAGCAGTGA
- a CDS encoding anti-sigma factor family protein, with translation MTSLDSCTTIKEQLSAFRDGELPVAENLDVTQHLNHCASCRRALDELDQLGQLLRHQAAVVSAAVGDEPVAHGLAGAVVSRVLAEQEQSWPVRVRDAFDDMHLVWAGLCATAAVVVCAGLAAGIVLLAPAAERADSLRAMVTTMAMAGTDLEPLPLAPGMQAPRVSAEAVMPLMLASDLTLATDQDVELAISGVVTREGRIEQTQQLEGTPNLRLVQSLEDAARFHPASRAGSPVAVSLVWLVSHTTVRPPIIKPQSAHRVASDIST, from the coding sequence GTGACAAGTCTGGATTCCTGTACGACCATCAAGGAGCAGTTGTCGGCGTTCCGCGACGGCGAACTGCCTGTTGCGGAAAACCTCGACGTTACACAGCACCTGAATCACTGCGCGTCCTGCCGGCGCGCGCTCGACGAACTCGACCAACTCGGGCAACTCCTGCGTCACCAGGCGGCGGTGGTATCGGCGGCCGTCGGCGACGAGCCGGTGGCGCACGGACTCGCCGGCGCGGTCGTGAGCCGGGTGCTGGCCGAGCAGGAGCAGTCGTGGCCAGTGCGGGTGCGCGACGCCTTCGACGACATGCATCTCGTGTGGGCGGGCCTGTGCGCGACCGCCGCCGTGGTCGTGTGCGCTGGGTTGGCCGCTGGCATCGTTCTGCTGGCGCCGGCCGCCGAACGCGCCGACTCGCTGCGCGCGATGGTGACGACGATGGCGATGGCGGGCACCGACCTGGAGCCGTTGCCGCTCGCGCCAGGTATGCAGGCTCCGCGGGTCTCGGCCGAGGCGGTGATGCCGCTGATGCTCGCGAGCGATCTCACGCTCGCCACCGACCAGGACGTCGAATTGGCGATCTCCGGGGTCGTGACCCGCGAAGGGCGTATCGAGCAGACGCAGCAGCTCGAAGGCACGCCCAACCTGCGGCTGGTGCAGTCGCTGGAGGACGCCGCACGCTTCCATCCCGCGAGCCGCGCCGGCAGCCCGGTGGCCGTGAGCCTGGTCTGGCTCGTGAGCCACACCACCGTGCGTCCGCCGATCATCAAGCCGCAATCGGCCCACCGGGTCGCCTCCGACATCTCGACCTAG
- a CDS encoding SpoIVB peptidase S55 domain-containing protein, protein MTARLLRGAVAASLALALCGAPWSAYLPVSATAVKAAGTTFPVSEIRRGQVAEGVTRMDGDERVTFKAHILGVLDGVIGPKRQVILARLEGAGLENTGVIAGMSGSPVYIDGRLVGAVAYSMGQFAKAPIAGITPIAEMEDATAASAAAPPRRVASFPLDTALTAEALREAFLASMPGRDGVNVSPASMRGFGLDTVSSPVLRPIATPLAMAGFSTPVGSWLSDTFAAAGFAPVSGGAGMAVAETGGVPAAATTAPLQPGDAVGVSLVSGDLSLGATGTVTSVEGTRVLAFGHPFFNLGPAQLPMTRAHVVAVIPSLLNSIKLAQLGEVMGVLDQDRATAIAGTLGVRPRTIPLTVAMRANGGTSRSFAFEVAEDQLFSPLIVFAAVANVLQSYQREVGVSTIRMKGAAEIGASTLRMDNVFGGDSAVVTASASLAAPLAAVLRSDLGTPRIGRITLEVDTDERQRSTRLDRAWIAQPRPRAGDTVTLMTETRSFRSAPQVQRLQVPIPATATGTLQLQVIDGTTLAQLEGRRRSLEQARSVDELVGLLNQARRGDRWYVRLTRQAQGSVVNGRDLPALPGSVMQVLGAAPGVVATTLDQDVLGEWELPADAVATGQRTIAITPIVP, encoded by the coding sequence GTGACTGCTCGTCTGCTTCGTGGCGCCGTCGCCGCCAGCCTGGCGCTGGCCCTCTGCGGCGCGCCGTGGTCGGCGTACCTGCCCGTTTCCGCAACGGCGGTCAAGGCCGCAGGCACGACGTTCCCCGTCTCCGAGATCCGCCGTGGACAGGTCGCCGAGGGCGTCACGCGCATGGATGGTGACGAGCGCGTCACCTTCAAGGCACATATCCTGGGCGTCCTCGACGGCGTGATCGGGCCCAAACGTCAGGTCATCCTGGCGCGCCTCGAGGGTGCAGGACTCGAGAACACCGGCGTAATCGCCGGGATGAGCGGCAGCCCCGTGTACATCGACGGCCGCCTCGTCGGCGCGGTCGCCTACTCCATGGGCCAGTTCGCGAAGGCACCCATTGCCGGCATCACCCCGATCGCCGAGATGGAAGACGCGACAGCCGCGTCCGCGGCGGCGCCCCCGCGCCGGGTGGCGTCCTTTCCGCTCGACACGGCGCTGACGGCCGAGGCACTCCGCGAGGCGTTCCTGGCGTCGATGCCCGGCCGCGACGGCGTGAACGTCTCCCCCGCCTCGATGCGCGGGTTTGGTCTCGACACCGTCAGCAGCCCTGTCCTTCGCCCGATCGCAACGCCGCTGGCGATGGCGGGTTTCTCCACCCCGGTCGGTTCGTGGTTGTCGGACACGTTCGCGGCGGCCGGCTTCGCCCCGGTCTCGGGAGGCGCGGGCATGGCCGTCGCCGAAACCGGCGGTGTGCCAGCTGCAGCGACCACTGCCCCCTTGCAGCCGGGTGATGCCGTCGGCGTCAGTCTCGTGAGCGGCGACCTGTCGCTCGGCGCCACCGGCACCGTGACGAGCGTCGAGGGCACCCGCGTGCTCGCCTTCGGCCACCCCTTCTTCAACCTCGGCCCGGCGCAGCTGCCGATGACGCGCGCGCACGTCGTCGCGGTGATTCCGAGCCTGCTCAACTCCATCAAGCTCGCGCAGCTGGGTGAGGTGATGGGCGTGCTGGACCAGGATCGCGCCACCGCGATCGCCGGCACGCTGGGCGTTCGGCCGCGCACGATTCCACTGACGGTCGCGATGCGCGCCAATGGCGGCACGTCACGGTCGTTCGCGTTCGAAGTTGCCGAGGACCAGCTCTTCTCGCCGCTGATCGTGTTTGCCGCCGTCGCCAACGTGCTGCAGTCCTACCAGCGCGAAGTGGGCGTCTCCACCATCCGCATGAAGGGCGCCGCCGAAATCGGCGCCTCCACACTGCGCATGGACAACGTCTTCGGCGGCGACAGCGCCGTCGTGACGGCCTCGGCGTCGCTGGCCGCGCCGTTGGCCGCGGTGCTCCGCAGCGATCTCGGCACGCCGAGGATCGGGCGGATCACGCTCGAGGTCGACACCGACGAACGACAGCGATCGACACGCCTGGATCGCGCCTGGATCGCGCAACCGCGCCCCCGCGCCGGAGACACGGTCACATTGATGACCGAGACGCGCAGCTTCCGCAGTGCGCCGCAGGTGCAGCGGCTGCAGGTGCCGATTCCGGCAACCGCCACCGGCACGCTGCAGTTGCAGGTCATCGACGGCACGACGCTCGCCCAGCTCGAGGGACGCCGCCGGTCGCTGGAACAGGCGCGGAGCGTCGATGAACTCGTCGGCCTGCTCAACCAGGCCAGGCGGGGCGATCGCTGGTACGTGCGCCTCACGCGCCAGGCCCAGGGCTCGGTCGTCAATGGCCGCGACTTGCCGGCCCTGCCCGGCAGCGTGATGCAGGTGCTGGGCGCGGCTCCCGGCGTGGTGGCAACCACGCTGGACCAGGACGTCCTCGGGGAATGGGAACTCCCCGCCGACGCCGTCGCCACCGGGCAGCGCACCATCGCCATCACTCCCATCGTCCCGTAA
- the fmt gene encoding methionyl-tRNA formyltransferase, protein MPLRLAFFGTPAFAVPTLDALLASHHQVVGVVTQPDRARGRGQQVSDSPVKARATAAGVPILQPLRLKDPDFLDAFRAWHADLGVVAAYGRLLPQALLDLPPLGLLNVHASLLPAWRGASPIQRAILNGDAVSGVTIMRVVLALDAGAMLGRVEMPIEPHDTTGSLEQRLAVSGALLLREVVDRLGRGETVDEEPQDDALATLAPKIEKHEGLIDWTRRAHALDCHVRGMQPWPGAFTFVDGQRLMVREATADTRPVRGTAPGSVVAFDDDAIVFACGQDTTLRVVRVQPDGKRVMTAREWRLGRRGETPLHASGAP, encoded by the coding sequence ATGCCACTCCGCCTAGCCTTCTTCGGAACCCCGGCGTTCGCCGTACCGACGCTCGATGCGCTTCTGGCATCGCACCATCAGGTGGTTGGCGTGGTCACGCAGCCGGATCGTGCGCGTGGACGCGGACAGCAGGTGTCGGACTCACCCGTCAAGGCGCGAGCCACCGCTGCGGGTGTGCCGATCCTGCAGCCGTTGAGGTTGAAGGATCCGGATTTCCTCGACGCATTCCGTGCCTGGCACGCCGACCTCGGCGTGGTGGCCGCGTACGGGCGTCTGCTGCCGCAGGCACTCCTGGATCTGCCCCCGCTCGGCCTGCTCAACGTCCATGCATCCCTGCTGCCGGCCTGGCGCGGTGCGTCGCCGATCCAGCGGGCGATCCTGAATGGCGATGCGGTCAGCGGCGTGACCATCATGCGGGTCGTGCTGGCGCTCGATGCGGGGGCGATGCTGGGCCGGGTCGAAATGCCGATCGAACCTCACGACACGACGGGCTCGCTCGAACAGCGCCTCGCGGTGTCCGGTGCCTTGCTGTTGCGCGAGGTGGTGGACCGGCTCGGTCGCGGCGAGACCGTGGACGAAGAGCCACAGGACGACGCCCTGGCCACGCTGGCGCCGAAGATCGAGAAGCACGAAGGGCTGATCGACTGGACCCGCCGTGCGCACGCGCTCGACTGTCATGTGCGCGGCATGCAGCCGTGGCCAGGCGCGTTCACGTTCGTCGATGGACAGCGCCTCATGGTGCGCGAGGCGACAGCCGACACGCGGCCGGTAAGGGGCACCGCCCCTGGCAGCGTCGTGGCCTTTGACGACGACGCCATTGTCTTTGCGTGCGGACAGGACACGACGTTGCGGGTCGTGCGCGTGCAGCCCGACGGCAAGCGGGTGATGACGGCGCGTGAATGGCGTCTCGGGCGGCGCGGCGAAACGCCCCTGCACGCGAGCGGCGCGCCATGA
- a CDS encoding ABC transporter permease has protein sequence MLRFLTRRLLLTVPVLLGVATLVFALIHLVPGDPAVSMLGEAATPADVSALRARLGLDDPLPTQYGRFLSDAVRGRLGQSLRTGRPVTTELSEKLGATVLLAVTAMIVALVVAVPLGIIAAVRADTWVDNVAMALALVGVSMPNFWLGPLLALLFGVYLGWLPISGRGPSAEFLIGSVPRVPPAYLVLPALTLGLALAAILARMTRASLVEELKELYVRAARSRGLSTRRTVLRHALRNGLIPIITIVGLQFGAVLTGTIITETIFAWPGLGRLLIQSIQFRDYPMVQGCILLIAVTYVAVNLLTDLAYGLADPRIRYE, from the coding sequence ATGTTGCGTTTCCTCACCCGGCGGTTGCTGCTCACCGTCCCCGTGCTGCTGGGGGTCGCGACCCTGGTGTTTGCCCTGATCCACCTCGTGCCCGGGGACCCAGCCGTCTCGATGCTCGGCGAGGCCGCCACTCCGGCCGATGTCTCCGCGCTGCGCGCCAGGCTGGGCCTGGACGACCCGCTGCCCACGCAGTACGGCCGTTTCCTGTCCGATGCCGTGCGCGGGCGCCTCGGCCAGTCGCTGCGGACCGGGAGGCCGGTGACGACCGAATTGTCCGAGAAGCTCGGCGCGACGGTGCTGCTGGCCGTGACCGCGATGATCGTCGCGCTGGTCGTCGCCGTGCCGCTCGGCATCATCGCGGCGGTGCGCGCCGACACCTGGGTGGACAACGTCGCGATGGCCCTCGCCCTGGTCGGGGTGTCGATGCCGAATTTCTGGCTCGGTCCGCTGCTCGCGTTGTTGTTCGGCGTCTACCTGGGCTGGCTGCCGATCTCGGGCCGTGGGCCGTCGGCCGAGTTCCTGATCGGGTCGGTGCCTCGCGTGCCACCGGCGTATCTGGTGCTGCCTGCTCTCACGCTCGGCCTCGCGCTCGCGGCGATTCTGGCGCGGATGACGCGGGCGAGTCTCGTCGAGGAATTGAAGGAACTGTACGTGCGGGCGGCGCGGTCGCGCGGACTGTCGACGCGCCGCACGGTGTTGCGCCACGCTCTGCGGAACGGGCTGATTCCGATCATCACGATCGTCGGCCTGCAGTTCGGGGCGGTGCTGACCGGCACCATCATCACCGAGACGATCTTTGCCTGGCCGGGACTCGGCCGCCTGCTGATCCAGTCCATCCAGTTCCGCGACTACCCGATGGTGCAAGGGTGCATCCTGCTGATCGCCGTGACGTACGTGGCGGTCAACCTGCTCACCGACCTCGCGTATGGCCTGGCCGATCCGAGGATCCGCTACGAATGA
- a CDS encoding ABC transporter permease, with protein sequence MNLRIGVTLVVVALAAAVLGPWLVPADPRSQELALRLAGPTLAHPFGLDELGRDILARLVAGARISLIVGVSVVSVSALVGLVVGGIAGYAGGWADTLIGRVIDVLMAFPGILLAIALVAALGPSLRNVVIALATIGWVGYARLVRGQVLKAREFEYVQAARSLGASAPRVLVRHVLPFAYPAVLVQATLGMAGAIVAEASLSFLGLGVQPPTPSWGAMLDAGRSHLMDAPHLTIFPGLAIALLVLGFNFLGDGLRDRIDPRRLK encoded by the coding sequence ATGAACCTGCGGATCGGGGTCACATTGGTGGTCGTCGCCCTCGCGGCGGCGGTGCTCGGCCCCTGGCTCGTGCCCGCCGATCCGCGGTCGCAGGAGCTGGCCCTCCGTCTCGCCGGTCCGACGCTGGCGCATCCGTTCGGGCTCGACGAACTCGGGCGCGACATCCTCGCCCGGCTCGTCGCCGGCGCGCGCATCTCGCTGATCGTCGGCGTGTCGGTGGTCTCGGTGTCCGCGCTTGTGGGCCTCGTGGTCGGCGGCATCGCCGGCTACGCAGGCGGATGGGCCGACACGCTCATCGGGCGCGTGATCGACGTGCTGATGGCGTTTCCCGGCATCCTGCTGGCGATTGCGCTCGTGGCGGCGCTCGGCCCGAGCCTGCGCAACGTGGTGATCGCCCTGGCCACGATCGGTTGGGTGGGCTACGCGCGTCTGGTACGCGGCCAGGTGCTCAAGGCGCGAGAGTTCGAGTACGTGCAGGCGGCGCGGAGCCTGGGCGCGTCGGCCCCTCGTGTTTTGGTCAGGCACGTGCTGCCGTTCGCCTATCCCGCCGTGCTCGTGCAGGCCACGCTCGGGATGGCAGGCGCCATCGTCGCCGAGGCGTCCCTGAGCTTCCTTGGCCTCGGCGTGCAGCCACCGACGCCGAGCTGGGGCGCAATGCTCGACGCGGGCCGCAGTCATCTGATGGACGCGCCGCACCTGACCATCTTTCCGGGGCTGGCCATCGCCCTGCTGGTGCTGGGCTTCAATTTCCTCGGCGACGGCCTGCGGGACCGGATCGACCCCAGGCGGCTCAAGTGA
- the def gene encoding peptide deformylase: MRRPILRYGAPVLHTRAAPVPAVTPQIDALIDDMRETMQGAAGVGLAAPQIGESLQVCIVDLSAGRRADQLLVLINPDVIEKDGLQLKEEGCLSVPGIEATVPRPLRLTVRAQDRDGDVREIRAEGLLARAIQHEVDHLNGILFLDRLRPVYRWALKRRISRLRRAGKW, from the coding sequence ATGCGCCGGCCGATCCTGCGCTATGGCGCTCCCGTCCTGCACACGCGGGCCGCACCCGTCCCCGCCGTGACGCCCCAGATCGACGCGCTCATCGACGACATGCGCGAAACGATGCAGGGCGCGGCCGGCGTCGGGTTGGCGGCGCCGCAAATCGGTGAGTCACTGCAGGTCTGCATCGTCGATCTGTCGGCAGGCCGCCGCGCCGACCAACTCCTCGTGCTCATCAACCCTGACGTCATCGAGAAGGACGGCCTCCAACTCAAGGAGGAGGGTTGCCTGAGCGTCCCCGGCATCGAGGCGACGGTGCCGCGTCCGCTGCGCTTGACCGTTCGGGCACAGGATCGTGACGGCGACGTGCGGGAGATTCGTGCCGAGGGTCTCCTCGCACGCGCGATCCAGCACGAGGTGGATCACCTGAACGGCATCCTGTTCCTCGATCGCCTGCGGCCGGTCTACCGCTGGGCGCTCAAACGCCGCATCTCTCGCCTGCGTCGCGCCGGCAAGTGGTAA
- a CDS encoding sigma-54 interaction domain-containing protein, which yields MDWSGRPLPLGALRCGRLLETATGLVDLATGRPALLGSRPIARDSASAWTSPAPGSPSGDGSHVVLDAWLTQDWLGRWTERVVTIAAADPPWALAAPAPAPAWGELSPGSIGLTRTTGAGGWCRRAAAARAGGLVPVLAPWLAVLGTAPAAQWPPLLIGGTDASLAAGAASAESWVKRGGRVSMLAVTIALPEAWIADTPPSSRLSQPMWRHGTHVVAAHTRQLRRALRAIDRAPHCPSLVAILPSAGGRDRMTHLELLDISAQLEEVRRDEDALVVACRAVRQHAQAEHAAILVARNGEPRLLASDGPPGDSILAWRQLCRADAPEALASAHGWHAVGKQALDHDATVCVYACWPTRDTGQSRQSLLTVFARLVAGRVDVPGPVVPAVAPGLEHTLVGDSVVMRDVRAQIALAARAPFPVLIRGESGCGKELAARAIHALGQRRHRRCSAINCAALPDELIESELFGHVRGAFTGAAADRAGLFDEADGGTLFLDEVGELGGRAQAKLLRVLQDGEVRRVGENQARRVDVRMIAATNVSLEEAVRRGTFRADLFYRLDVVRVRMPALRERRDDIPMLARHFWHDCTARVGSRARLDAPVLEALARHDWPGNVRQLQNTLAALAVRVPPRGRVGVDDLPADVRGVQPSACYAGRSGLDAARREFEASYVREALTRAGGRSSLAARDLGLTRQGLSKLVRRLGLDEEEAGSRLP from the coding sequence ATGGACTGGTCCGGTCGCCCCTTGCCGCTCGGCGCGCTCCGCTGCGGGCGGTTGCTCGAGACCGCGACGGGCCTGGTGGACCTGGCGACGGGGCGTCCTGCGCTCCTGGGGAGCCGGCCGATCGCCCGGGACTCGGCATCGGCATGGACCTCGCCGGCGCCGGGCAGTCCGTCAGGCGACGGCAGTCACGTCGTGCTGGACGCCTGGCTCACGCAGGACTGGCTGGGCCGATGGACGGAGCGTGTGGTGACGATTGCGGCTGCCGACCCGCCGTGGGCGCTCGCGGCTCCGGCACCAGCACCGGCCTGGGGGGAGCTTTCGCCTGGCTCCATCGGGCTGACGCGCACGACCGGCGCGGGCGGGTGGTGCCGACGCGCCGCAGCCGCGCGCGCGGGCGGCCTCGTGCCCGTGCTGGCGCCATGGCTGGCCGTGCTCGGCACTGCGCCGGCGGCGCAGTGGCCGCCGCTGTTGATTGGTGGCACGGACGCGTCGCTGGCCGCAGGCGCTGCGAGCGCGGAATCGTGGGTGAAGCGCGGCGGTCGGGTGTCGATGCTGGCCGTGACGATCGCCTTGCCCGAGGCCTGGATCGCAGACACGCCGCCGTCGTCTCGTCTGTCGCAACCGATGTGGCGCCACGGCACGCACGTGGTGGCTGCCCACACGCGACAACTGCGTCGGGCCCTGCGCGCGATCGACCGCGCGCCGCACTGTCCTTCGCTGGTCGCCATCCTGCCGTCCGCTGGAGGTCGTGATCGCATGACCCATCTGGAACTGCTCGACATCAGTGCGCAGCTCGAGGAGGTTCGCCGCGACGAGGACGCGCTCGTCGTCGCATGCCGGGCCGTGCGACAGCACGCCCAGGCCGAACACGCCGCCATCCTCGTGGCCCGAAACGGTGAACCGCGCCTGCTGGCGAGCGATGGGCCACCCGGAGACTCGATCCTGGCGTGGCGGCAGCTGTGCCGGGCCGACGCGCCCGAAGCACTGGCTTCCGCGCATGGGTGGCACGCGGTGGGGAAACAAGCACTGGACCACGATGCGACCGTGTGCGTCTACGCGTGTTGGCCCACCCGCGACACCGGGCAGTCGCGCCAGTCACTGCTGACGGTGTTCGCCAGGCTCGTGGCCGGTCGCGTCGACGTGCCTGGGCCTGTCGTTCCGGCCGTCGCACCCGGCCTCGAACACACGCTCGTCGGCGACAGCGTCGTCATGCGCGACGTGCGCGCGCAGATCGCCCTGGCCGCCCGCGCGCCCTTCCCGGTGTTGATCCGCGGCGAGAGCGGGTGCGGCAAGGAGCTCGCCGCGCGCGCGATTCACGCGCTCGGGCAGCGCCGCCATCGGCGGTGTTCGGCGATCAACTGCGCGGCCTTGCCAGACGAGCTGATCGAGTCGGAGTTGTTCGGCCACGTGCGAGGCGCCTTCACGGGCGCGGCTGCCGATCGTGCCGGCCTGTTCGACGAAGCGGATGGGGGGACGTTGTTCCTCGACGAGGTGGGAGAACTCGGTGGACGTGCCCAGGCCAAGCTGCTCCGGGTGCTGCAGGACGGCGAGGTGCGTCGAGTGGGCGAGAACCAGGCCCGTCGCGTCGATGTGCGGATGATCGCCGCGACCAACGTGTCGCTCGAAGAGGCCGTGCGCCGCGGCACCTTTCGGGCCGACCTGTTCTACCGCCTCGACGTCGTGCGTGTGCGGATGCCGGCCCTGCGCGAGCGGCGCGACGATATCCCTATGCTGGCACGGCACTTCTGGCACGACTGCACCGCGCGCGTCGGGAGTCGTGCCCGCCTGGACGCACCCGTGCTCGAAGCCCTCGCGCGGCACGACTGGCCAGGCAACGTCCGCCAACTGCAGAACACGCTGGCGGCGCTGGCGGTGCGCGTGCCGCCGCGCGGACGTGTCGGCGTCGACGACCTTCCGGCAGACGTCCGCGGCGTGCAGCCCTCGGCCTGCTACGCGGGCCGGTCAGGCCTCGACGCCGCCCGGCGCGAGTTCGAGGCAAGCTACGTCCGCGAGGCCCTGACCCGCGCGGGCGGGCGCTCCTCACTCGCGGCCCGGGACCTCGGGCTCACGCGGCAGGGCCTCAGCAAGCTGGTGCGCCGGCTTGGCCTGGACGAAGAGGAAGCGGGCTCTCGACTACCATAG
- the aroC gene encoding chorismate synthase: MLRFLTAGESHGQALVSTVEGLPAGLAIDQDALARDLRRRQLGYGRGRRMQIEMDTAEILSGVRKGHTLGSPVAMLIRNRDWKNWQQTMHVSPEAPAEATGARRAPVTRPRPGHADLAGALKYDRGDMRDILERASARETAARVAAGALARQFLAALDIHVVSHVFTLGAVSLGDPLVVTYEQIAAIDDEAALHCVDDTVQQQMIEAIDAARAAGDTLGGAFEVVVRGLPPGLGSYVQWDRKLDGRLAQAVMSIPAIKAVGIGKGVGVASVPGSQVHDEIVLPAAGDEGRIMGVSRPTNRAGGLEGGVTNGEDLRITGYMKPISTLMKPLRSVDLQTMQESPAAIERSDVCAVPAAAVVAEAMVAFVLADAVLERFGADTLDDIKAAISRAEARVQQRFHPAPAEA, from the coding sequence ATGCTGCGTTTTCTCACGGCAGGTGAATCACACGGACAGGCGCTGGTGTCGACGGTGGAAGGCCTCCCGGCCGGTCTTGCCATCGATCAGGACGCCCTCGCCCGCGACCTTCGTCGTCGGCAACTCGGCTACGGCCGCGGCCGCCGCATGCAGATCGAGATGGACACGGCGGAGATCCTGAGCGGTGTGCGCAAGGGCCACACGCTCGGCAGTCCCGTGGCCATGCTGATCCGCAATCGCGACTGGAAGAACTGGCAGCAGACCATGCACGTGTCGCCTGAGGCGCCTGCCGAGGCGACAGGCGCCAGGCGCGCCCCGGTAACACGCCCTCGTCCTGGACATGCCGATCTCGCCGGCGCGCTGAAGTACGACCGCGGCGACATGCGTGACATCCTCGAGCGCGCCAGTGCCAGAGAGACGGCCGCACGCGTCGCCGCCGGTGCACTTGCCCGCCAGTTCCTCGCCGCGCTCGACATCCATGTCGTCAGTCACGTGTTCACGCTCGGTGCGGTGAGCCTGGGCGATCCGCTCGTCGTGACCTACGAACAGATCGCGGCCATCGACGACGAGGCGGCGCTGCACTGCGTGGACGACACGGTGCAGCAGCAGATGATCGAGGCGATCGACGCCGCGCGCGCCGCGGGTGACACACTCGGCGGGGCGTTCGAGGTCGTCGTGCGAGGCCTGCCCCCCGGGCTCGGCTCCTACGTCCAATGGGACCGCAAACTCGATGGGCGCCTCGCGCAGGCCGTGATGTCGATCCCCGCGATCAAGGCGGTCGGCATCGGCAAGGGCGTCGGTGTCGCGTCGGTGCCGGGATCGCAGGTGCACGACGAGATCGTCCTGCCAGCGGCCGGCGACGAGGGTCGCATCATGGGCGTCTCCCGTCCGACCAACCGGGCCGGCGGCCTCGAGGGCGGGGTGACCAACGGCGAAGACCTCCGCATCACCGGGTACATGAAGCCGATCTCGACGCTCATGAAGCCGCTGCGTTCGGTCGACCTGCAGACCATGCAGGAGTCACCGGCCGCCATCGAGCGCAGCGATGTCTGTGCCGTGCCGGCGGCAGCGGTCGTTGCCGAGGCGATGGTGGCCTTCGTCCTCGCCGATGCCGTGCTCGAGCGCTTCGGCGCGGACACGCTCGACGACATCAAGGCCGCCATCTCGCGCGCGGAAGCCCGGGTGCAGCAGCGTTTCCATCCCGCACCCGCCGAGGCGTGA